In Rhodamnia argentea isolate NSW1041297 chromosome 4, ASM2092103v1, whole genome shotgun sequence, the following proteins share a genomic window:
- the LOC115741122 gene encoding uncharacterized protein LOC115741122 → MEDYDRSGTYSYGGNSHNFNASSSNNNMQLQTYYGGPHELRCYSASYAQAQTNGNFHGDNKRRDFKLKKGKSTSASASNSWSIADPELQRKRRVASYKMYGVEGKVKGSFRKSFRWLKDRYSQVVHGWR, encoded by the coding sequence ATGGAGGACTACGACAGATCAGGAACCTACAGCTATGGAGGCAACAGCCACAACTTCAACgccagcagcagcaacaacaacatGCAGTTGCAGACCTACTATGGCGGACCCCACGAGCTCAGGTGCTACAGTGCCTCCTACGCGCAGGCCCAAACGAACGGTAACTTCCATGGCGACAATAAAAGGAGGGACTTTAAGCTGAAGAAAGGGAAGAGCACATCTGCGTCGGCCTCCAACTCCTGGAGCATCGCCGATCCCGAGCTgcagaggaagaggagggtCGCGAGCTACAAGATGTACGGGGTCGAAGGGAAGGTCAAGGGGTCCTTCAGGAAGAGCTTCCGGTGGCTCAAGGACAGGTACTCTCAGGTCGTCCATGGTTGGCGGTGA